GACCGACGTCTCCTCTAGGGTGTAATCAACAATCTCTTTTCCCTGCATCTCCTTCAGCACTTTTTTAGCCTCACTTCTTCCTAGGTATAACGCCTTTTTGTTGATTTCCTCCGTCCCTTTAGGAACCCGGCCAAGGAGAGCCGACTCCAAACTTGCGATACTGACCAGATCTGTCAACTCAGAGATGGCCCCTAAGGCCACGATATTGGCCACGATCTCCCGGCTCAAACGCTCCCGTGCCAATTTGGTAAGGGGTATCCTGAGCGCCCTAGGTGTGGGAACCTGATTCACAAAGGTCGAATCCACCAACAACGTACCATCCTCCTTGAGGCCAGGGAAATAAAGGTCACAGGAGGCTTGGTTCATGGCCAACAGGAGATCCACCTTTTGAGGCTTCGGATAATCGATCTCC
The DNA window shown above is from Deltaproteobacteria bacterium and carries:
- a CDS encoding 2-oxoacid:acceptor oxidoreductase family protein, with the protein product MGFRYEIRLSGAGGQGLILIGIILAEAIGLYEGLHVVQTQSYGPEARGGASKSEVVVSDEEIDYPKPQKVDLLLAMNQASCDLYFPGLKEDGTLLVDSTFVNQVPTPRALRIPLTKLARERLSREIVANIVALGAISELTDLVSIASLESALLGRVPKGTEEINKKALYLGRSEAKKVLKEMQGKEIVDYTLEETSV